The following nucleotide sequence is from Gemmatimonadota bacterium.
AATTTAGCTGCTGTTGCCACGCCACCGCGGTCTGTGAAGCTACTTGCCCATGCAGATGCTGCCCCAAGCGCCAGATCAGGATAGACGCTGCCCGACAATCTGCCACTGTCCATTCCGGATGGGCGCGCAACGCATACAGCGCCTCGCCCAGCGCCTTCAGCTTCAACCCGACAGACAACGTATTCCAAACCGCATAAATTCCCCCCGCCTTCATCCCCCGATTCAACACCATCGCCTCATCGCGAATATCATCGATCTGGTCGAGATAGCTCTGCACGCAGTCCGCAACCGCCCGCACATATTTCCCCTCGCCGGTCAACATCGCCGCCCGGATCGGCCATCTGAGAAAAAACATATAATGCAACCCACCCCAGTTCATCGTCCGATCCGGATTCGCGCTCCAATCCAGTCCGACCCCCGGCACATAAGGCACCGTGGATTCTCCATACACCATTTTTCCATCAATCAGCCGATCCGACTCCTCGATCCAGACCCGTGACAATCCCGGCCAGTGCGTTCGCATGGCGTCACCGAATCGTTCCGAATCGAAATGCCACGTCGGTTGGGCCCTGCCTGCCAGATAGGCATGCCAGACGCCCCAGGCAGCCGCCTCGTTTTTTGGATCCGACACATCATCCGGTAGCACCAGCCCCGAAATGCCGCGTTGCACCTGCCTCCAGAATGTCTCGGCATTGTAAACAGGCGGTTTAAATTCGTTCACCACACTCTCCTGTAGAGGAGTTCTATACACATCCAGTTAGCATGAATAGCTCTCAGCAATCAGCAGTCATCGTCCCTTCCTGAAGTGTCGAAAACCCAAACTTCTAAAGCCTCTTGCGAGTCAATTTCAGGATTAAAAACCAATATCCCTTCAGCCTGTGCCGCTCGAATCAGGCGTTGGTCAGATGCGACAAGCACCAGTTCATCGCCCGCTTTGCGAAGGAGTGTTGCGACCTCTAATGCTGAACGCAATACAATGCTATCAACACTATTGAGCGAATGTGTTTCAATCAAATTCATCGAGGCCCAAATGAGTGACTTATGGATGAGAATAGCAGTAAAATCTGAATTCTCTGCGATCACCTCACGGTTCAAATGGACGACTGCCTGAGCGAAATCCGGCACCATAATTCGTCTGTCGTTCTTTTTTCGGACAAAGACCCAAAACACTTCCACAGCACCGAGAACAGAGCACATCAAACGATCTAAAGGAATGTTATCAAAAAGGAAATTGACTTTATCACTCCCGGTCTCCTGGGTGTAACGCTTGACAAGAGCACTGGCATCAAAATAGAAATGATGCATACCTATTTCTCGCGTTCTGCGATAATAGCACGACTAAACTCGTTATCTTCTGGACGGATACCGTTACGTACCATACGTGCTTGAAGCTGCTCAATGGGAATTGGTTCTATATCGGCAATTCCCATCTTTTTAAGCACTTCACGAAAAATTTTAGCTCCCTCTTTTTTATCCTTCCTATAATAGGCCATAACCTCTGCCCCTGTTTTGAAATTCTCAGGGGCTTCGGACAATAACTCGTCAATGACCCATGAGAGTTGCACATTCGTATCTTTCACTACCTTCTCCAATTGATCTAAACGTTTTTCCAGATTTCCAAGCGTTTTTCCCATAGTAGAAATCCTCCTCTATGAACCTTATAAGATGTCTTTCCGCACCTCAATGGCGCGGAAGAGTATCCTTCCCATCCCGATCCAAAATCACTCCCGCACCTTGCTTGATCAACCCCTTTGCAACGCGCACGCCCAACTGCTCGGCAGATGGTGCCTGTCCTTCTGCCCTCTCAGATATCACCTGACGTCCATCGGGGGAGGCAACAACGCCCGATAGCAACAGAACATCAATAGAAGCCTTGTCAAAGGCCGCGTACCCTCCAATTGGAACGCGACAGTCTCCCCCCAATGCCGCCAGCATCGTGCGCTCTGCGGTAACAGCCTGTTGCGTTTCAACGCAATTCAAAACGCCAACAAGTTCTGTAATCCGCTGGTCACCTTCTCGTATTTCTATCCCCAGCGCAGCCTGCCCGGGCGCGGGCAAACAGATTTCCGGGTCGATAAAATCCGCAATGCGATCTCCCAGTCCCAACCGCTTCAAACCCGCTGCGGCTAAAATAATACCATCCAAATTTTCCGTTTCGAGCTTTTTGACGCGCGTATCCACGTTTCCCCGAATCGCCACAAAATTCAAATCCGGTCGCGCGTGTTTCAACTGTGCTTGTCGCCGCAAACTGCCCGTTGCAACCGTCGCGCCTTCTGGCAAATCTCGAAACACCCGATCATTTTTGCTGACCAGCACATCGCGCACATCTTCGCGCGCACTCACCGCGCCCAAAACCAATCCCTCTGGCAACCTGGTCGGCAAATCTTTCAAACTGTGAACCGCCAGATCAATACTGCCCGACAGCAGCGCGTGCTCGATCTCCTTTGTCCACACCTCTTTGCCACCAATTTGAGACACAGGCGTTTCTGAGAGTCGGTCTCCCTCTGTTTTAATCACCTCAATCTCAATACTGAAATCGGGATATGCGCTCGCCAGTTTTCTCCTTGCCCAATTGGCCTGCCACAAAGCCAGCGCACTACCCCGACTGCCAATAACCAACTTCATGAATTGCGCACCTTTTCAATCTCTATGTCCTCAACCACCAGATCAAACAAGTATGAAAGTGCTGCCACATAAGCCCCACCATCTTCTTCCTCGCCAGCCTCTCTAAGGCGCGTCACCGGTTTGTGCAGCACCTTATTCATAAATCGGCGCATCAAATTGGTAACCTGAGCGCGTTGCTCATCTGAAAATTCACTGAGCCTGGCCTGCGCGAGTTCCGAATCCATAAAAGATTGAAAATGTCCACGCAGAGCCACAATAGCGGGAACAACCGATAGAGAATTTATCCACGCAGAGAAGTTCTCCACCTCTTCTTCTATAATTGTATTGACTTTATCCGCTTCAATTTTTCGCTTCTCTAAATTCGCGCCAACAACGGACTCCAGATCGTCCAGGTCGTATAAAAACACATTGTACAGGTCACCAACTACCGGATCAATATCGCGCGGCATGGCAATATCGATCAAAAACATCGAGCGATTATTGCGCTTTTGCATCGCCGCTGCTATATGGTGGCGTTCCAGAACATAAGCTTCCGCGCTCGTAGAACTGATAACAACATCTGCCCCGTGCAAACTTCCTATCCCTTCGTCCCAGGAAATGGCGCGCCCGCCTACGCGCATTGCCAAATTTTGTGCCCGCGCTAACGTGCGACTCGTCACCAGCAAAGACTTCACTCCATTGTCGGTGAGGTGCCGCGCTGTCAATTCACTCATCTCGCCAGCACCGAGCACCAGAGCTGTATGCCCTTCGAGATTGCCAAAAATTTTCTTTGCGAGTTCCACCGCTGCAAAACTGACGGAAACCGCACCCGTTGCAATCTCAGTTTCCGTGCGCGCCCGCTTTGAAACCTCAGTCGCAGTGCGAAATAAGCGATTCAGCACGGTTTTGCTCGTTCCCATAGATAGTGCAGCAGCCCCGGCCTCTTTCACCTGACCTGCAATTTGCGGCTCGCCCATGACCATAGAATCCAACCCACAGGCGACCCCGAAAAGGTGGCGCACGGCTTCTGCATCGCGATAGACAACCGTGTGCTGTCCCAATGCGTCGGCATCCAATCCACTTTGCTCGCTCCACCCCGCGATCACCGCTGTGCGAGCAGCGTGAATATCCGTCGCAACACAATAGACTTCCGAGCGATTGCACGTCGATAAAACCGCGCATTCGACGATTTCGGGCACGCTGGAAAAGTATTGGAGAACGGCATCCAGAGCCTGGGGCAACACCGCGACCCCATCTCGAATTTCAACAGGTGCCGTGCGATAACTCAGCCCAATTACGACGAGAGACATACTTCAATCCGCTCCTCAATTTCAGCCCACTTGCCCTTGCGCGCCAGAGCAAGCGTATCATCTGTCACCAACTGTTGCCAGAACGCTTGCCTGCGTTCTGGCGCGTTGGGAAATCGCGCATAAACTCTACGCCTTAAATCCGCCATCAAATCCAGTAACTGTCCATCATCCCAAAAAGCCTCAATTTCTCGACGCAACAGCCTGGCGTAAGCAGGACTATTGCCCCCGGTGGAAATCGCCACCTGTAAGTCGCCACGCCGCACAACCGCGGGCACAATAAAATCGCTATCTGTATGTCGATCCGCACCGCAAAACAAAATCCCCCGGCATTTCGCCGCCGCCTGCACCGCCCGATTGACATCTACGTGATCAGTCGCGGCAATCACGAGCGCGCTACCGTCCAAATCACTCGGCTCAAATGCCCGCTGATAGAGATGGATCACACCTTCATCGGCCAATTTCAGAATGCCCTCGGTCGCGGTTACACCAACAACTCGAACCCGCGCCCTTGCATCGCACAACCCGCGCACTCTGCGTTCGGCAACGCGACCCGCCCCAACCACAACACATAATTTATCTTCTAATTTTAAAAACACGGGATAACGCATGGCTTAAGGTCCTAAATTGTGGGGACCAGAAAACAGGACGCCCATCACGGGAAATGCCAGAATTACGAAGACAAAACCCATGATAGACAGAAAAGCCGCTCGTTTGCCCTGCCAGCCACCCCACCACCGTGCGACGAGATTGCCCGCATAAATAATCCAGGCAATCAGAACGGGGAAAAACACCGGCTCACGCCATATAGAAAACTGTGAAAGATGTTGAAATGCCCACACCGAACTGGCAATCGTTCCGCCCGTCAAAAAGACAAACCCAAAAGTGGCAGCGCGGTTAGTGATCTGATTCAACACCTCGAGTGAAGGCAGACGGGAATAAAAAAAACCTAAATGCTTGGCCTGAATTTCGCTCAAAAGCATCAGATACATCACACCTCCAACACAGGAAATCGCAAAAGCCGTGTACGCAAGTCCATAAGCCAGCACATGCAGTTCAAACCACCCACCGCTATATCCCGTGACCTGAATATCCTCAGTACCCAACAATTTTGTAAGCGTCAAAACGTGCAAAACCACCACAATAGGCACAATCAGCACGCCCAAAGACCGATCTCGCGTACTCACTTCCAGATAAATATAAACAACCGCGACTAACCACGCACACAGCGATGGCAAAACCTGACTGGTCAAAGGTACCTCGCCAGCAGAAATTGTGATAACGACCAAAAGCACAGTGTGCATACACCAGGCTCCCCATATTCCCCAGGTACACAAGTCACGCCAGTGTGCTCTGGGCTGGTGAAAATGCAAAGCATAACCCAACGCACTGACGATATACGCTCCTCCTGTTGCAATGAGTAAGATGTCAAAAATCATAGCCTTTTCCTCAATCATCCAAACCGACATCACAAAAAGAAATATACTGAACAGGGTATAACTTCGCCAGTACCATCAATGCAATGGTGTTCCCAACAACTTTGGATTGGATGGTTTAGCTACCCTCTCACCCGGCGTAATAGAGCCTAACACCACTTGTTTATCAGCACCGGTTACACTCGGCACATTGCCCGGGTGCCCATTCAGGGTCTGACAGGCAAGGATCGCAAATGCAATAGCTTCTTTTGCTTCTGATGCCATTCCCAGATCATCCAGTCGCTTGAATGCGATATTTCCCAGTGCCCGATCCAAAAGATCCATCATAACCGGATTTTTGGTTCCGCCCCCACTTACAATCACTTCGTGGATTTCACATCTGGACAAAACAAATCGTTTTAGCCCATGCACAATGCTTTCCACCGTGAACTGCACTGCCGTACGCACGAGATCTTCTCGTTTTCCCTCCCAATCGAGAATTTTCTGAACCATATCGGCTCCAAAATCCTCTCGCCCCGTTGATTTGGGCGGCTCCATATCAAAAAAAGGATGTGCCATAAGCACATCCAAAAGATCCTCACATACCTGGCCTTTGTCCGCAAGTACCCCATCTCTATCGAAACTCTGTTTGCCGCGTGTTATTGCCTGCACAACCCCATCAATGACCATATTGCCAGGCCCCGTATCAAATGCGAAAATATCTGACACGCCACAGTTTGCGGGCAATATATTGACATTGGCAATACCACCGATATTGAGCATCGCACGTCCCACGTAATCAGACCGAAACAACAGATAATCCACCAGCGGGACAAGTGGTGCCCCCTGTCCGCCCACAGCCATATCCCGTGACCTAAAATCCGATACCGTCGTGATTCCCGTGCGCTCTGCAATTACTGCGGGACTGCCAATTTGCAGCGTTGATCTCACCTTTTTATCCGCAACAACAGCAAGCGAGGGCAAATGGTGAATCGTCTGCCCGTGCGATCCAATCACATCGACTTCTCCCGCGCTGACATTGGCCTTCTCGCACACGCGCAGTGCAGCCTCTGCAAACCATTCCCCAAGCGCGGCATCCATGCGACATATTGTATCGACCCGTCCATTTTCACAAAGCGACAAAATCTCCCTTCTGACATCTTTGGGAAAAGGAATCTCGACATATCCGAGAAGAAACATATCGGATTCCCCGATCTCCACAAGCGCAGCATCCACCCCATCGGCAGAAGTTCCAGACATGAGACCGATCGCTTTCATAATTTTCCTCACGCGAATCTACACAATTTGCACTGATTTTGGATGGTTGGGCGGGGTTCGTTGATTCGTCTATTCGTCTATTCGTTCACGCTCCTATCTCACGAACGGTTTTGACACCGCGAATAAAATAGTGATAAACAACTGACCCCTTGAAAAGACGCCGTTCAACCTCACCATCTCCAACGCTTCTGAACCGCTGGGCTTCTCGCCGCCGTCGCCAAATATTGCACGGATGCAGCAACACCCATAAAAGGCCAGCTATTGCCGCAACGGGATGTTTCCAATTACCCTTTAGCAACAAACCCAAATTTGCCAGTTCCATAGCGACGCGAACAGGGAATTTATACAACAGCCGCGAAAGGGAAAAATTTTTCAACAACATCACGAGTTGATTCCGGTGATTCAAATACGCTTTTTTATAACTCTCTGCACCCAGAGTAAATCCGCCGTAGTGATATACGAGAGAATCGGGCACATAGACGATGCGATACCCCGCAAGGTGAAACCGCCAGGACAAATCGATCTCTTCCATATGCATTATAAATCCCTCATCTATCAGCCCCGTTTTTTTGAGGCAATCCATACGCAAAAACATCGCTCCTCCAATAGCCCAAAAAATATCGCGGGAGTGATTGTATTGCCCCACATCTTCTTCGACAAACTCAAATATCCTGCCCTGACAAAACGTAAACCCCCACTGATCCATCAGCCCGCCTGCAGCCCCGCCATAATCAAACATTTTGCGATTCTGAAGTGACCGAACCCTGGACTGACACGCCCCAATTTCGGGATCGGATTTCA
It contains:
- a CDS encoding type II toxin-antitoxin system VapC family toxin, with amino-acid sequence MHHFYFDASALVKRYTQETGSDKVNFLFDNIPLDRLMCSVLGAVEVFWVFVRKKNDRRIMVPDFAQAVVHLNREVIAENSDFTAILIHKSLIWASMNLIETHSLNSVDSIVLRSALEVATLLRKAGDELVLVASDQRLIRAAQAEGILVFNPEIDSQEALEVWVFDTSGRDDDC
- the hemC gene encoding hydroxymethylbilane synthase, whose product is MKLVIGSRGSALALWQANWARRKLASAYPDFSIEIEVIKTEGDRLSETPVSQIGGKEVWTKEIEHALLSGSIDLAVHSLKDLPTRLPEGLVLGAVSAREDVRDVLVSKNDRVFRDLPEGATVATGSLRRQAQLKHARPDLNFVAIRGNVDTRVKKLETENLDGIILAAAGLKRLGLGDRIADFIDPEICLPAPGQAALGIEIREGDQRITELVGVLNCVETQQAVTAERTMLAALGGDCRVPIGGYAAFDKASIDVLLLSGVVASPDGRQVISERAEGQAPSAEQLGVRVAKGLIKQGAGVILDRDGKDTLPRH
- a CDS encoding glutamyl-tRNA reductase codes for the protein MSLVVIGLSYRTAPVEIRDGVAVLPQALDAVLQYFSSVPEIVECAVLSTCNRSEVYCVATDIHAARTAVIAGWSEQSGLDADALGQHTVVYRDAEAVRHLFGVACGLDSMVMGEPQIAGQVKEAGAAALSMGTSKTVLNRLFRTATEVSKRARTETEIATGAVSVSFAAVELAKKIFGNLEGHTALVLGAGEMSELTARHLTDNGVKSLLVTSRTLARAQNLAMRVGGRAISWDEGIGSLHGADVVISSTSAEAYVLERHHIAAAMQKRNNRSMFLIDIAMPRDIDPVVGDLYNVFLYDLDDLESVVGANLEKRKIEADKVNTIIEEEVENFSAWINSLSVVPAIVALRGHFQSFMDSELAQARLSEFSDEQRAQVTNLMRRFMNKVLHKPVTRLREAGEEEDGGAYVAALSYLFDLVVEDIEIEKVRNS
- a CDS encoding bifunctional precorrin-2 dehydrogenase/sirohydrochlorin ferrochelatase: MRYPVFLKLEDKLCVVVGAGRVAERRVRGLCDARARVRVVGVTATEGILKLADEGVIHLYQRAFEPSDLDGSALVIAATDHVDVNRAVQAAAKCRGILFCGADRHTDSDFIVPAVVRRGDLQVAISTGGNSPAYARLLRREIEAFWDDGQLLDLMADLRRRVYARFPNAPERRQAFWQQLVTDDTLALARKGKWAEIEERIEVCLSS
- a CDS encoding anhydro-N-acetylmuramic acid kinase; amino-acid sequence: MKAIGLMSGTSADGVDAALVEIGESDMFLLGYVEIPFPKDVRREILSLCENGRVDTICRMDAALGEWFAEAALRVCEKANVSAGEVDVIGSHGQTIHHLPSLAVVADKKVRSTLQIGSPAVIAERTGITTVSDFRSRDMAVGGQGAPLVPLVDYLLFRSDYVGRAMLNIGGIANVNILPANCGVSDIFAFDTGPGNMVIDGVVQAITRGKQSFDRDGVLADKGQVCEDLLDVLMAHPFFDMEPPKSTGREDFGADMVQKILDWEGKREDLVRTAVQFTVESIVHGLKRFVLSRCEIHEVIVSGGGTKNPVMMDLLDRALGNIAFKRLDDLGMASEAKEAIAFAILACQTLNGHPGNVPSVTGADKQVVLGSITPGERVAKPSNPKLLGTPLH
- a CDS encoding glycosyltransferase family 2 protein, whose amino-acid sequence is GMGAGCNRGLEIAKGAYAMLLNSDVEVGEGWLPPLIDALKSDPEIGACQSRVRSLQNRKMFDYGGAAGGLMDQWGFTFCQGRIFEFVEEDVGQYNHSRDIFWAIGGAMFLRMDCLKKTGLIDEGFIMHMEEIDLSWRFHLAGYRIVYVPDSLVYHYGGFTLGAESYKKAYLNHRNQLVMLLKNFSLSRLLYKFPVRVAMELANLGLLLKGNWKHPVAAIAGLLWVLLHPCNIWRRRREAQRFRSVGDGEVERRLFKGSVVYHYFIRGVKTVREIGA